A region from the Tahibacter amnicola genome encodes:
- a CDS encoding cytochrome c oxidase assembly factor Coa1 family protein, with the protein MTTASAKSSVNRRVVVAIIVGGLVLMAAMVAGILAIVAGAMKASDAYTTSVAKALNDPVVIQALGPPVKAGWLPTGQIRTGSGGGFARLSISLEGRKEKATLTVHGTKSEGQWRYSVMRVTIAGTGQEIDLLEGR; encoded by the coding sequence ATGACAACCGCCTCTGCGAAGTCTTCCGTCAATAGACGTGTCGTTGTCGCGATCATCGTCGGCGGATTGGTCCTGATGGCGGCAATGGTTGCCGGCATCCTTGCCATCGTCGCCGGCGCGATGAAGGCGTCGGACGCCTACACCACTTCCGTTGCAAAGGCGCTGAACGATCCGGTGGTGATCCAGGCGCTCGGGCCGCCTGTGAAAGCCGGCTGGCTGCCCACAGGGCAAATCAGAACCGGCTCCGGCGGCGGATTCGCGCGACTGTCGATCAGCCTGGAAGGCCGCAAGGAGAAAGCCACGCTCACGGTGCACGGGACGAAATCCGAAGGCCAATGGCGCTACTCGGTGATGCGTGTGACGATCGCGGGAACCGGGCAGGAGATCGATCTGCTGGAAGGGCGATAG
- the lptD gene encoding LPS assembly protein LptD, translated as MPRNAPRFPAVRLLALATIASLHGTGAFAATPKADDFRLCKPNALLSFYTPGLPTTGDRNAEAADFTADRFQSKDTSKYVLEGKARIQRLDQLLQAERLTYWTETTAWLAEGDVRYQDRGLLLSATRGEGTTTPSTATLDNVRFQLLGSRGNGSAAQAKLIDADHASMTQVGFTTCDPEATQWEIRADDLSLDQAEGVGRGHNATLRLGDVPILWLPYVRFPIDERRQSGFLYPRVGFNGNSGFDYTQPYYINIAPNYDATLYPRIVTQRGLMLGGEFRYLTDNHRGQIDGSWMPDDRKADRDRGDFHIEHHGVLSPHWNIAANINHVSDDRYFEDFGDSLSTVSTSLLPSSAYLLGHGAHWTASFGGDRYQITDPTLNDIFEPYRRLPRATFEADVGLVGSLRGGVKSEFVSFSKECQKFAPGETGVCPATGERLDLYPYLSLPLEGASWFLRPEVGVRHTRYEVEQDSRVGPSGGPVVAYEHQWSPRRTLPISSVDAGLFFERETQLWGTQYTQTLEPRLYYLNVPYRDQSDIPLFDTQPVSFDYPQLFTTNRFTGADRQMDAKNLTVALTTRLLESNGAERLSASFGQIRYFDDQRVQLPGVNATDFSSSAYVGELDLRISDRWRLKLADHWDPNKDRTDLSAVSVQHRFLGDGVVNLSYRYRRDFLEQTDLSALVPINEVWRLIGRWNYSLRDEKTLEGLFGIEHDSCCVAWRLLARRYVRTAEGKANNALYFELEFKGIGAIGQKTEDFLRRGILGYQ; from the coding sequence GTGCCGCGTAATGCCCCCCGATTCCCGGCTGTGCGCCTGCTGGCGCTGGCCACCATCGCTTCGCTCCACGGCACCGGCGCTTTCGCCGCCACGCCGAAGGCAGACGATTTCCGCCTCTGCAAGCCCAACGCGCTGCTGTCGTTCTACACCCCCGGCCTGCCGACCACGGGCGACCGCAACGCCGAAGCCGCCGATTTCACCGCCGACCGCTTCCAGTCCAAGGACACGTCCAAATACGTGCTGGAAGGCAAGGCGCGCATCCAGCGCCTGGATCAGCTGCTGCAGGCCGAACGCCTGACCTACTGGACCGAGACGACCGCCTGGCTGGCCGAAGGCGACGTGCGTTACCAGGATCGCGGTCTTCTGCTGTCGGCGACCAGGGGTGAAGGCACGACGACGCCGAGCACCGCCACGCTCGACAACGTGCGCTTCCAGCTGCTGGGCTCGCGCGGCAACGGCAGTGCCGCGCAGGCGAAGCTGATCGATGCCGATCATGCATCCATGACCCAGGTCGGCTTCACCACCTGTGACCCCGAGGCCACCCAATGGGAGATCCGCGCCGACGACCTGTCGCTGGACCAGGCCGAAGGCGTCGGCCGGGGTCACAACGCGACGCTGCGCCTGGGCGACGTGCCGATCCTGTGGCTGCCGTACGTCCGCTTCCCGATCGATGAGCGGCGCCAGAGCGGCTTCCTGTATCCGCGCGTAGGGTTCAACGGCAACAGCGGCTTCGACTACACCCAGCCCTACTACATCAATATCGCGCCCAACTACGATGCGACGCTTTACCCACGCATCGTGACCCAGCGCGGGCTGATGCTGGGCGGTGAATTCCGCTACCTCACGGACAACCATCGCGGCCAGATCGATGGCTCGTGGATGCCGGACGACCGCAAGGCCGACCGCGACCGCGGCGACTTCCACATCGAACACCACGGCGTGCTGTCGCCGCACTGGAATATCGCGGCAAATATCAATCACGTCTCGGATGACCGCTATTTCGAGGATTTCGGCGACAGCCTGTCGACCGTCTCGACCAGCCTGCTGCCGTCCAGCGCGTATCTGCTCGGCCACGGCGCCCATTGGACGGCGAGCTTCGGCGGCGATCGCTACCAGATCACCGACCCGACCCTCAACGACATCTTTGAACCGTATCGCCGCCTGCCGCGCGCCACCTTCGAAGCCGATGTGGGGCTCGTGGGCAGCCTGCGCGGCGGGGTGAAATCGGAATTCGTGTCCTTCTCGAAGGAGTGCCAGAAGTTCGCGCCCGGGGAGACCGGCGTGTGCCCGGCCACGGGCGAGCGCCTGGACCTGTATCCGTACCTGAGCCTGCCGCTGGAAGGCGCATCGTGGTTCCTGCGCCCGGAAGTGGGCGTGCGGCATACGCGTTACGAGGTCGAACAGGACAGCCGCGTCGGTCCGTCCGGCGGCCCGGTGGTGGCATACGAACACCAGTGGTCACCGCGGCGCACCCTGCCGATCAGCAGCGTCGATGCCGGCCTGTTCTTCGAGCGGGAAACGCAGCTGTGGGGCACCCAGTACACCCAGACGCTCGAACCGCGCCTGTACTACTTGAACGTGCCCTATCGCGACCAGTCGGATATCCCGCTGTTCGATACCCAGCCGGTCAGTTTTGACTACCCGCAGCTGTTCACGACCAATCGCTTCACCGGCGCCGACCGCCAGATGGATGCGAAGAACCTGACCGTGGCCCTGACCACGCGCCTGCTCGAAAGCAACGGCGCGGAGCGGCTCTCGGCCAGCTTCGGGCAGATCCGCTACTTCGACGACCAGCGCGTGCAGCTGCCCGGCGTCAACGCCACTGACTTCAGCAGCTCGGCCTATGTGGGCGAGCTCGACCTGCGCATCAGCGACCGCTGGCGCCTGAAGCTCGCCGATCACTGGGATCCGAACAAGGACCGCACCGACCTCTCCGCCGTCTCGGTGCAGCACCGGTTCCTGGGCGACGGCGTGGTGAACCTGTCTTACCGTTACCGCCGCGACTTCCTTGAACAGACCGACCTGTCGGCGCTGGTGCCCATCAACGAGGTCTGGCGCCTGATTGGCCGCTGGAACTACTCGCTGCGCGACGAAAAGACCCTCGAGGGCCTGTTCGGCATCGAGCATGACAGCTGCTGCGTGGCCTGGCGCCTGCTGGCGCGCCGGTATGTGCGCACGGCCGAGGGCAAGGCCAACAACGCCCTGTACTTCGAGCTGGAATTCAAGGGCATCGGCGCCATCGGCCAGAAAACCGAGGACTTTTTGCGCCGTGGTATTCTTGGCTATCAGTAG
- a CDS encoding RtcB family protein encodes MKIPLSRLQKAFARRGIAVERVSHSYVVRRGDDSARILLPPDFELEGRAVSQLLDFAAVGWPDRPRPVRCACATPDFHPGSLAPVGSVVATDADVVIPAAIGTDINCGMRLITTGLTLTQMASHEARWTRVLTERLLHTRTDAPVPARAFRALFDDSPLACLRALGRSGVWAGTDFARLEREVRACVALDTLRADSVHAPDFLVNGQDQVRSPDLGTIGSGNHFVELQIVDAILDRQVAYTAGLRAGDVVAMIHSGSRGIGFHVGRRWIDKAKSAWPAGTSHPTSGLYALRGPAAEDYFQAMGTAARYAWLNRVVLAEWVREALEATVGAGSSRLVVDVPHNIITKEHGLHIHRKGSTPAHDGQWALLPGSMGDASYLVTGLGHPEWLWSCSHGAGRRVRRHSVRRHSSHTAAKTTEWHCHTLREERRLEEHPDAYKPIGPVIESQAEAGLIRAAIRFRPWRTFKA; translated from the coding sequence ATGAAAATCCCCCTTTCCCGGCTTCAGAAAGCCTTCGCGCGGCGCGGCATTGCCGTCGAACGCGTATCCCATTCCTACGTTGTACGCCGCGGCGACGATTCCGCCCGGATCCTTCTTCCACCTGACTTCGAGCTGGAAGGCAGGGCCGTTTCCCAATTGCTGGATTTTGCAGCCGTCGGCTGGCCTGACCGCCCGCGCCCGGTGCGCTGCGCCTGCGCCACACCGGATTTCCACCCGGGCTCGCTGGCGCCAGTTGGCAGCGTCGTGGCCACCGATGCCGATGTGGTGATTCCCGCGGCCATCGGCACCGACATCAATTGCGGCATGCGCCTGATCACCACCGGCCTGACGCTGACCCAGATGGCGTCGCACGAAGCGCGCTGGACCCGGGTGCTCACCGAACGGCTGCTGCACACACGGACGGACGCACCGGTACCAGCGCGCGCGTTCCGGGCCTTGTTCGACGATTCACCATTGGCGTGCCTGCGTGCGCTCGGCCGCTCCGGCGTTTGGGCGGGCACCGATTTCGCCCGTCTCGAACGTGAAGTGCGTGCCTGCGTCGCTCTGGACACGCTTCGCGCAGACAGCGTCCACGCGCCGGATTTCCTCGTGAATGGCCAGGACCAGGTACGTTCGCCGGACCTTGGCACCATCGGTTCCGGCAATCACTTCGTCGAGCTGCAGATCGTCGACGCAATCCTCGACCGCCAGGTGGCCTACACGGCCGGACTGCGTGCCGGTGACGTGGTGGCCATGATTCACAGTGGATCCCGCGGCATTGGCTTCCATGTCGGCCGCCGCTGGATCGACAAGGCCAAATCCGCCTGGCCGGCAGGGACGTCACATCCGACGAGCGGGCTCTACGCGCTGCGCGGCCCCGCCGCAGAAGACTACTTCCAGGCAATGGGAACGGCTGCGCGCTACGCGTGGCTCAATCGCGTCGTCCTCGCGGAATGGGTGCGCGAGGCGCTGGAAGCTACCGTCGGTGCGGGCAGCTCACGCCTCGTGGTCGATGTACCGCACAACATCATCACGAAAGAACACGGACTGCACATCCACCGCAAGGGTTCAACGCCTGCCCACGACGGTCAGTGGGCGTTGCTGCCAGGTTCGATGGGTGATGCGTCGTACCTGGTGACGGGGCTTGGCCATCCGGAATGGCTGTGGTCGTGCAGCCACGGTGCGGGTCGGCGCGTGCGCCGGCACAGCGTACGCCGCCACTCATCACACACCGCAGCAAAGACGACCGAGTGGCACTGCCACACGCTGCGCGAAGAACGGCGCCTGGAGGAGCATCCCGACGCGTACAAACCGATCGGGCCGGTCATCGAATCGCAGGCGGAAGCCGGCCTTATCCGCGCGGCGATCCGCTTTCGTCCCTGGCGCACGTTCAAGGCCTGA
- the msrB gene encoding peptide-methionine (R)-S-oxide reductase MsrB → MNDKVTKTDAQWREELTPEQYAICRCSATERAFTGKYWDHHAAGTYLCAACGSELFDSTTKYDSGSGWPSYWQPVNPDAVSEHEDRTHGMRRVEVRCARCDSHLGHVFTDGPRPTGLRYCINSAALDFAPK, encoded by the coding sequence GTGAACGACAAAGTCACCAAGACCGACGCCCAATGGCGCGAGGAACTGACGCCCGAGCAGTACGCAATCTGCCGCTGCTCGGCGACCGAGCGCGCCTTTACCGGCAAATACTGGGACCACCACGCGGCCGGCACCTATCTGTGTGCCGCCTGCGGGTCGGAACTGTTTGACTCGACCACCAAATACGACTCTGGCAGCGGCTGGCCCAGCTACTGGCAGCCGGTGAATCCGGACGCCGTCAGCGAGCACGAGGACCGCACCCACGGCATGCGCCGCGTCGAGGTGCGCTGCGCCCGCTGTGATTCCCACCTAGGCCACGTCTTCACCGACGGGCCGCGACCCACGGGCCTGCGTTACTGCATCAACTCCGCCGCATTGGACTTCGCGCCGAAGTGA